A region of the Perognathus longimembris pacificus isolate PPM17 chromosome 7, ASM2315922v1, whole genome shotgun sequence genome:
aattttattttattttagtgattaatgaagtcaaactttttttttttttttttttttttttttggccagtcctgggccttggactcagggcctgagcactgtccctggcttcttcccgctcaaggctagcactctgccacttgagccacagcgccgcttctggccgttttctgtatatgtggtgctggggaatcgaacctagggcctcgtgtatccgaggcaggcactcttgccactaggctatatccccagcccgaagtcAAACTTTTAAATATGctagtgacttttttttaaaggcttgcTCCATTGCTCCAAACTATTTTGGTAcagtcttttcttcttcctttttttttttttttaaacctcataccagtcctggggcttgaattcaaggcctggttactatctctgagcttttttgcacaaggctagccctctaccacataagccaagatccacttccagatttttctggcaGTTAAAGAGCTGAAgaaaacagtctcacagactttcctgcccagaatggctttgaaccatgatcctcagatctcaagcctcctgaataggattacacccatgagccaccagcacccagctctttcagtattttatttgtgcctgtcctggggcttgaactcagggcctgtatactatctctgagcattttttgctcaaagctagtgctctatcacctgaccAAGagctccattttggctttttctggcaGTTGAAAAGAGttggagggttgggaatatggcctagtggtagagtgctcgcctcttatacatgaagctctgggttccattcctcagcaccacgtatatagaaaaagccagaaggggcactgtggctcaagtggtagagtgctagccttgagcaaaaagaagccagggacagtgctcaggccctgacccaggactggcaaaaaaagagaaaggaagggaggaagggaaggagagaggggaggggagggagggaaggagggaaggagggagggagggagggagggagggagtggagggagggagggaaggaaagtaaggaaagagttgaagataagagtttcacagactttcttgcctggactggtctggaacctcaatcctcagatctcagcttcctgagtagttaagattacaggcgtgagccactggcacccagctgttttgGTAGTTTTTAAGACTTTCAAGCAGTATATTTATTTGAAACTTGTCTGAAAATATGTCCAGGCAGAAGCAGAAAAGATTTGGTCAAAGGGAAGCAGACTTTTAAGTAGGCTACATTACAGACAGcaaatggagaagaaagaacCTACTTAGTACTGAAACTATGAAGAGAAGAGCTTCTGGCAGACAGCATGGATAAAATGCCTATGAGTGTCAACAGACACTTCCTCTCTAGGAATACATTGTTCACTCATACTATCTTGCTTACATGGGCTGTATGGAATATAGCTGACTTCAAATCTTCCCTCAGATTAATCTGTACTGACAGTCTACAAATGAAAGATCTTAAATATGAAGATTGCTActagtaaaaaatataaatataaaaactaGAAGAAATATAGCCTACTAAATATATTATAGAATCTTGATACAAAGTGCATTTTAGAAGCTAAAAACTAAAATAGTTAGAATTATATACAGTCTTCTCCAAAAAACATAAACCAATAGTCAAGTAAAAAGCAAATTATAAGAACCTTATCAAATTGCATATATAATGTTAGGAGTGGTGAAATAATGGTCTCATTTTTAAAGATACTCTACAATATATGTAATTTACCATCAATCttatagtaaaaaataattttataattaaattatttttaaattatgaaaaaggTTGCTTAtgaaattttaattgttttaaagaaaacgCAAATGTTCTATTCACATATTTTTAGAAATGGGGAACATGAAACTTTCCTAAGTAACATAACAGTCTTGTCTCATTTtcattatggaaaaaaataagagcaTGTGATCATACAAGTTAAAAAGGAATAAACTGCAATGAGACAGGTCCAGAAATGGTTAAGACAAATGCATTCACCTTTTCAGAGGTAGCCAGAAAAAGACAATGATGAGTTGAGTATGGAGATCAAGCCAAGGGTAGGTCAGAGGTGAAGCAGAACAAAGACACAGGGGACTCGGGTATTAGAAAGCAAGAAAGGCTGAAAACACCTTGGGAGTTCTGACATTAACAACTAGATGAGTAAGGATTATCAGAGTACAAAGAATGTTATTGCCCAGTAAATTCTtccaaatttgttttgttttttgggttttgggtttttttgtgctagtcccagggcttgaattcagggcccaagtactgtccttgagtttttttttgttattgctgttagctcaagactagtgctctaccatttgagccacagcttcactttcagctttttacagGGAAGGGGGTAgttttataggcatgagtcactggccagACCAaaagttgttttctgttttgaggtgtgttttctttttcttttcttttcttctttttttttttttttttttttttttttgccagtcctggggcttgaactctggacctgggtgctgtccctgggctccttttttgctcaaggctagcactctaccacttgacccacagctccatttatggccttttctgattagtttattggagataaaagtctcatcaactttcttgctcaggctggcttcctcagatctcagcctcctgagtaggaaggattacaggcatgagctaccagtgcctgacccaaagttttattttctacaaaatcacttgtttgctttcctttctaaATTTCTATACAGAATACAGGAGACCTCACATTTTAGAGATTTATTCTAGAAAGTCAGATGTATGAGCTaaacattttctgtataagtcTAACATCTAAAATTCTGATTACCTTGTTTTCTTGTACTCTGAAAGATTTAGAATCCCCATTCCACAAAGCCTGAGGTTAAATGAGGAACCAGCACTTACTTTCTTATTCAgaccatttaaaataaattaacctAGCCTTTTGATCTAGCTAAGTCACTTTGATGAGACTAACAGTACAAACTCTACAAATTGAGGCAAGAGAAACTTTCAATGATAAATAAATTCAATACCATTCACTTCCTAAGTGCTCTTTGCCGTCCTCTCTGAAATTAAGAACCAGCAATGTTTACAGAGAAATCAGACTCCAAGTTAAAACACTGTGGTCAAAATAATAGTACTTTATACAGTACTTACCAGGGGCTTCAGAAATTTAGTCCTCTGAAGAAATAATGCTGGTGGTTTTCTACTTGTCTGAGATCTTACAGAAATATGTATAGAACTTAcccgtatatacaagacacatcaATTACAACATCAATCATGTCACAGCAAAGTTCATAAGACTGCATATCCACAGGAGAACTGTCGGTTGCGATGTAGATTTTGCTGACAACATCAAAGAGAAAGGCTTTTTCAATACCTGAATTCTTGGAAAAACAAAATTGGGGAAGCGTTCAGTTACTTTTTTCGGGGGAGGAGATTCAGttacttgtgtgtatgtgttgtgtgcaAGTGCATGGCCACAAGTACTAGGGATTTAACTAAGGAgcttctactttcagttttttcttttttggtggttaactggggatgagagtatcatgaactttcctgccctggctggcttcaaaacactatcctcagatctcaacctcctgagttgctaggattacaggcatgagtcatttgCACCTAgcctctgttgttgttttttgtcagtcatgggtcggggtctgagtactgtctctaagctcttttctcTAAgctagctcaaagctagcagtctaccactttgagccacagctccactttcaggtggttttttttgttttgttttttggtttttggttttttttgagtaACTAATtgtagagaagaatctcacagggacactttagccagggctggcttcaaacctcaatcctcacatcttagcctcctgagtagctaggaatacagtgcCTGGCCCTAGTTACTTTTAAGAATCACAATTTGTAACTTATCAATGATATCGAATTATTGAAGGACATTTTTAATTGTACATTAAAGGTtattttttatgacttttttATGGTAATAAGGAGTAAACCAGGGACCTTTCACATACTAAGCAAatgctgctttgctactgagctacccCAGTTGTCACTTTTAATTATATAACCAATACCAAAAACTAAGTAATACTTGAGTATGAGacctttttttaaacaaagcctCATTACATAgtccagactagcctcaaactctgatcctcaatttcccaagtgctaagattataatcatgtaccaccatgctcagaaTGTAAGACAATTCCCTCTTAAAAAAGAAGTGGAATTATTTATCTGCTTCAATTTACTAACATACTggcatcttttccttctttctcttataTGATTTTCTAAGACACCACCAAAATTTCAATAACAAAGAATTTCTCCAGCTGCCAGTACAGTTCtgtgatagagagcttgcctagcagtGCCATACCCTCAACAAAACATAACCTCCTCAGACAGAACTATGCTATATTGTCAATAATCCTGTCAATCAATCTATTTTGAATAACTAACAAAGTCTTTATATAAGCAATTAGCCAAACATAAAATAATTAGTTTGATGCCAACATCTagcatcaccaaaaagctagagtcACAGTGGGGATCACCACACACTGAGTCCTTTCAAAATAATGCTTAGAAAATAAGTGCTCAATttattagtctttttttcttaagcTGAATGTtcaaaataagaatataaaatatgataCTAAGATTATAATTATTAAGGAGAGAAAAGTATTGTTCTCAATGTCATCTCCAGTGAAGCaaagattaaaattaaattgaGTCACATTCCCAAGACCCAATCTTTTCTAGTCTTTACTCTTTCTTCAGAAACAGATATCATAAAGATGAAGgctacagttttgtttttctttttgagacagtctcactctACAGCCCAGGTTGGTCTGCAACTTGCtgtatagcccaggttggcctcaaatttatgagcctcaacctcctgagtgctggggtagCAGACGTGCACCAACATACCCAACaaagaattttgttgtttttgtggttctggggattgagTGCAGGgttttgtgcatactaggcaagtgctctatcacaagGCAATATTTCCAGCTCCCAAACTCTATATTATAAAGATGTTTATAACTAAGAAAGCATGGGGGAAATTTTTAGTAGCTCATTTGAAAAAAACATTTCTGGAAAAAcctaaaaagacaaaatatattaAACAGAAACGAAACTGGCAATTAGACGGAGTTAAATAGCTCACTTACTGATATGAAGATATTTAATAGGTTTTCCAAGGTTGGCAGTTGTGGAATGAGCTTTTGCACCACCTTGCTGAAGGCTTCAAATATTGAGTGGTCATAGATACTagtcaaataaaaactgaaaaacagaATATAGGAAGATTAATTTGCAAATTACAACAGCAATAACTATcataatacataatatttaatgtTTCTTAACATTTACTccaagtaattaaaaataaactttttaccATCCCCATTATTCAAAACAAGATCATTTTTCCTACCTAGCTTATGGTAGGATCACTCACTCACTTTACTGCATTTACCAGAGAGCAACAAAAGGAACCCATACTGGAAAGCATTCTCAGATGCAGAAACTTAAACATTCTATGTCTTTACAACCTGATCCATAAAACTTGGTTTCTTAAGTACGTAACTAAGACAAAAACCAAGACCAAACTCGAAATCTAGATATATGATATTTACACTAAGTAACAATTCACATTTCTACTAAACTGCCACCTCCTGACCTACCTAAAACAGTAATCCTGAACCTGCTTTTTATCCCTTTGGCCTAACTGTTATCTTCACAGCATTGGTAAGTACTCAAAATTATACCATGCATTAATTTGTAAAGGCTTTTGAGCTGTAAGCTCTATGAACTGTAAGCTCATGAGGAGAGAGACTTCATCAGTCTTGCGCACTTAGTATTTGCTGAGTAAACAAGTCTACTGCCATTCCACCCTGGTCTCATCTGAATAAACACAAATATACAACTGGTATTTAGATTTAGATATACAGCATAAGGAAAATGGATATAGGGGCCCTGAAAACAAGAGTCTAAAGGCCTAATAAAAGGATGTataatgagggggaaaaaaaagcaatagatGTAAATATGAAACAATTTAAATACTGTGGGAAATTCTACATGATTTTTCACTTAAGAGTATACCTATCGTCACATGTTTCTATCGAAATATGAGCTACATGTACCACAAGGAACCTAATCCTATGAAAAAAGGGGCTTTGATTCTAGCTGTAAGAACACTAGGACATGTAATAACAAATGATCACAtaagcaggaaggaaaggaagatttTCAGTCTTTCTTATAGGCACAGAGATTAGCAAAGTAAGGATCCTCCAGGATCTATAAGAGTTGGAGGTAACTGGAGACAGAGAAAACCTGCAAGCCAAAGTATATTCCTAAGTTGAGTCTCTAGAAACCAGAAATCAAATAGAGCCTTATCCACAGACCTCTCAATATTAAATATAAGCTCGATGCAAGCTAAGAGTatacttcagtggtagagctcttgcttagcatgcacaatgTCCTGTTTGGTCCCTAGCActactaaacaaataaaattaaaaataaaagctcactGAAAATTCTACTGAAGTTAACAAGCCCTGCTTATTATAGCTCTACTGAATACAGGCAGAAGGGTAATGTATACCACTAGGATACAATGCCCTTGAAAGGGACACAATTAAGGAAAGAGAATCATATTTCCCAGAGCACTCActacaaaacagacaaacaagcaTAAAATCCAGGTAAAAATTAACAGTAGGTtcacaaaaataagaacaagGGAACAGAGTATCACTGGCTTAAACCTAGAATACTAatgacacaggaggctgagatctgaagatcacagttctgggccagcctgggcaggaaagtctgcaagacttttatctccaattaaccaccagaaaacccgcaagtagcactgtggctcaaagtggtagagcaccagatttcatcaagagctcagaaacagagcccaagccctgagttcaagctccaagaccaaccaaaaacaaaacaaacaaaaacaaagccagaactagaggcctggctcaagtgataagagtaccatccttgagcagaaaaagctaatcaAGTGcccaaaatcctgagttcaagcaccaatactgcaaaagaaagaaaagactgattGATTCCAGGATCTTATGAAAAGggacttttactttcttttataaaaagtgaattttacaagccaggtgccagtggctcatgcctgtaatcctagctactcaggagactgagatctgaggatcctggttcaacgccagcacaggcagaaaagtccccatgatagctccaataaactactcaaaaaagcccgaagtggtactctagctcaagtggtagagcgctagccttgaacacaaagaggctcagggacagcacccaagccctgagttcaagccccaggaccagcaaaaaaaaaaaaattttactttttgttttattttgttttttgccggtcctggggtttgaactcagggcctgagcactctaccacttgagccacagtgccacttccagctttttctatatatatgctgctgaggaatggaacccagggcttcatgtatacaaggcaagcacttcaccactaggccatattcccagccccagaattttactttttaagcAAGAATTTTAGCTGTGTTTTCAAATTTTAAGAGCtgaaggaatggctcaagtagcaaaaaaatctgcctagcaagcactagaccatgagttcaagccctagtaccaccaaaaaagagaaaaggaaaaaattcacATAAACTAGAGGGTAAGACTTTTCTATAAAGTTTGCTAGAATAACTGAAAGATTTTGAAGCCTGAGGCCAGGTAGGGGTAGGAAGAGGTTTGGCTTAAGCCTATATGGAAGTCTTTATATTAGACCAAGGATAAGGAAATTACTGTACCTATGTCTCTCCTATGTTTTCCCCCTTTAGGCTGTTAATATCAAGAGAACATTTTcaactggatgctagtggctcatgccacctagctactcaggaggctcagatgtgaggattgtgattcaaatccAGACTGAGTACAAAAAtcagttgagactcttatctctaattaatcaccaaaaagacagaagtggaagtgcagctcaagtggtagagcactaaccttggggggagggagggaagcttgGATAGAGGGCAAGCCCTGAGTCaaaagctccaggatcagcacaaagcAAAGAAACATTTCACAGgtgttttttaaagttatttttacctTTATCACTAAAAACAGATGATGCACCAAAATATTCCTCATATACTTTCAAAATGCAAATGCACAATCCTATTTAAATGTTCGATTTATAGGATCAATTCACTTAACCCAAAGTGCAGAATTTTACAAAAGTACTGTTTTAAGTACTAGGATATactctgggcaccagtagctcacacctgtaatcctagacactcaggagggtgagatctgaagataacagtTCAATACCAACCCAAGCATGAAAGTCCATAAAgttattatctccaaataaccaccaaaaagctacaagtgaaacagtgcctcaagtggtagagcatcagccttgagtgaaaaaaaactaaaggatacGAGCCATGCCCCAACACTTGCAAAGAAAAGAACTTAAGATACATTAGAATCTatacttaaaaatgtatttcctgggggctggaaatatggcctaatggtaaagtactcgccttgtatacatgaagccctgggttcgattcctcagcaccacatatatagaaaaagcaggaagtggcgctgtggctcaagtggtagagtgctagccttaagcaaaaagaagccagggacagtgctaaggccctgagttcaagccctaggattgcaaaaaacaaaccaaaaagaaaacaaaaatgtacttcctgggctgggaatgtggcttagtgtagagtatttgcctagcctacatgaagccatgggttcaattcctcagtaccatgtaaacaaaaaaggccagaagtggcactgtggctcacgtggtagggtgctaaccttgaataagaaaagctcagagatagtatccaaaccctgagtttaagccacagaactggcaaaaaaaaaaaaagtacttcctaTTGGGAAAGATGCTATCTGGATCCAAGTCCAATTCTGACAACAAATGTGAACAAGAGTTCTTAATTTTggcaatggaagaaaaatgatgaaaacaaGGGGAAATGTCCTGAAGCAGATTTTTGCCATGAGGAAACAGCCTGACTCCATTCTCTTGAGATTCATTTGCAAAAGCACCAATGATTCACATGACTTTCAATCATCAGGAAAATTCAAAAATGGGGAAGAGCAACTTCTCAGTATTATCAGACTTCTAACACAGACTTCTAGAACTCAACAGTGATAAGATCTTAAAATCTTGCATAACTGGAAAAGGGAATACCAGCAACAGGAAGCTACAGAGTCTGTAATGATAGAGATGGGAATACATTTACAGGGCTCTCTTATCAAGCACACATACATTGTTTTTTTCATGGCTCTCATACCAAGCACACATAATGTTACCTAAGGTGAAGTTTTTCTAGCCCAGCATCAGCAAGGTCATCATTGGCCCTTTGATGAATGTCCCtctgtgtttctattttgtggtcATCAGACAGACCATCAACTTTGTGAATAAAAACCTCAAAATTCATATCTGGGTTAACTTTGTAGGCTTTTGAAACAGTAATGTGAAGTCTTGTTAAAGCTTCCATGTAGTCATCCTGTAAGtcagaacaaaatatttttaaagaagaaatcataCAAAAAGCAAACCACCCCAATTACAGAAAATGTATTAACCTAATTActaataaatacttaaatacaaataaatagctctgcaattttttttttttttttttgccagtcctggggcttggactcagggcctgagcactgtccctggcttcatttgctcaaggctagcactctgtcacttgagccacagcgccacttctggccgttttctgtatatgtggtactggggaattgaactcagggcttcatgtacacgaggcaagcgctcttgccactaggccatatccccagccccagctctgcaATTTCTTAAGATAGAAATTCAATAACCAAGCCTGTTATTTGAATATAGTACCATTATGGAAAAGGGAAACAAACATCTCTCCCATacagaatttttaaagtaatcccagctctgccattaATCAAACGTGTGGCTTTAAGCAAGTTGCTTAAATTCTGATTTCAGCTCACTCATCTGAAAAACTGCAATTATAAATACCTGCCTTCACAATATTGGGTAGATTGGCTCATGTACATGAAAGCACCTATCACTTTTAAAGCATTGCTATGGGACATATTTAAGCTCACATAAGTAAGCTCCTTAAGGACAGGGATTCATGTGACTATCGGACGCATGGTAGGCCCTTGGTAAGTGCTTGTTAAACTCAATTCAATTCAAACAAGTTAAGTAAATATATACTGACTCAGTTGTTATAGGATTCCTAATATTATAGGCACTGATGAAATCTTTTCAGTGAGTGATGTCACTATTGTAATAAAGTATAGAAATACCTACTATTACAATAAAAGTAGAAAACCAGTCATATAATTATTAGCTGGGACTCAAAGATATCAATCACTTCTCCTAACCACCTGATACTCTGAAACTGCACAAGGCCTGCTCCCCAAAAAGCACTCTGCAGCTATACCTCTTCTAATGTCAGGGAACCTAGCAACAAAGTAAATTGTTGTGAGTATATAACAAAGGGAGAAGTAAACATCATTATTCCTAACTACCTGTGCATCAATGACATATATTAATGCTCCTGTTCCCCTGAAGATCATTTCATAATCAAAAGTTGGGTCAAAAAAGTCCATTTGCCCAGGAAAATCCCAAATCTGGAAATTCACAAAGGAACTATTGGAAATGTCGTCTTTATAAATCTTGTTGGTACTTTCCAAGAAGAGAGTCTCATTGGGTGACATCTTATGAAACACCACCtattaaaagagaaataacaaTTTTATGACTGTAAAAACTCAGAATTTAACCATCTACCctagattaacattaaaatttttaatcctgtagcaaaagaaagagggagggaggaagggaaggggagggagggaggaaattaaGGTAAAAATTGGATGGTAAATCTATTGGTATTAATCTTTATCTTTGACAAAACAAAGTACATTAATTCCCAATCTATTTTGAAGTTGAAAGGTTTCTGCTATTTTAATGGCACCATATTAGTACTAGTAGTAGTCAGTTGCTTACATTGATTTCTTTTATGACATAGTCTCACTTTGTATGTCAAGTTGGCCTCAAGACATCTccccagtactgggattataggagtgcaACACCACAAAAGACTCTTTTTTTGTAGTTTGGGGTTGATttatgcttgcttttgttttcgtgggttgtttttctttgttttgtcagtcttggggcctgaactcagggcctgaagcactatccttgagcttcttttgctcaaggctagcactctactgcttgagccacagtgccactttcatttttttctatttatgtggtactggggaatcaaacccagggccatatgtatgctaggcaagccctctaccactaagccacattctcagccttgtTTTTTGACCAAGATTTAAAGTTCTCAAAATCCATTTGGAAGATCATCCAAGTTTTGaggggtttgttgttttgttttgtcgtgggtcttgaactctggacctgggcactgtctcggagctcttttgctgaaggctagagctctaccacatcaccatgtctggttttctagtacttaattggagaaagtctcaagagactttcctgtccccactggcttcaaacctaatcctcaagtctcagccttctgagtagctaggattataggcataagccaccagcaccaggcttagtTTAAGAAGTTTTGTTCATCCAAAAGTTACtcaatcttagttattcaggaagctcagATTAGAGGATCGAggggttcaaaagccagcctgggcagacaaatctctaattatccagcaaaaacgAAGTAAATGTGGCTCCACTGGTAGATGGCCACCtttcagaaaaaagaagaagaggaggaggagggaggagagagagagagagagagagagagagagagagagagagagagagagagagagagagagagttaaatgCCTAAATTctggaatataaaaaaaaaaaaccattggaTCTTGTCCTGGCTAAGTTCACAGTCTAAGTAGAAAGTGAAAATATCCAAAGGAGGAAGGCCTATGGGAGTAGGGAATAAGCAGTTCCCATAATACAAGAAATGGTAAAGTCAACTCATGACTAGGGATGTAACACTGGTAGAGGTTAGCCTACTAGTTCTGGgttccttaaaaaagaaaaactgagtccTAAGTAATACTTTGGCTCTTTGTTACTTTGTAAAAGATAAAAAGTTACTTGCAAGGTTTTGtcagtaacaagttgaataaaaaTCAGTTTGCTGAAAACATCAACAAAGGCAAGTCTTGCTGGAGATGAAAAACAAGATAAATAAAACACAGTAATCTAGAAAATTCGAAAGAAAGCTGCTTTATGAAAACAAACATCACGAGGTTTACTTTTAGATAGACCTCCCCAACAGAGTGGAAAACGGCAAAGCTAGGGACCTGTAATATGAATTATTAGAAGCCCACTGTGTGTCTAACTGGGATGGTAGGTGGAAGAAATAGAGGCAGAGTTCTGCTTCTATTTCCCCTTTTATTAAAGAATGTATGCCCCACCTTTCCTTCTTGACCCAAAGTTAAAATAAATGGAATGTAACATTCTTAGATGTCTCTGGCCTGGAGTAGTGGTGCAgagctgtaatcccagtactcccGAAGAGAAAGCAGCAGcaagattatgagttcaagggagacctgggctacacagtgagagactgtctcaaaagaaaaaggctaAGGTTTTTGTAACTACAGACCTACCAGGGAAGTATCACCTGTAACTACACTCAGATCACAGGTACTCAAATACGCACAGCAACAGCACCTACTCCAATGATGTCTCAGCGAAGTCCTGAAGACTTCAACACAAGTACTCAGATGGCTTACTACAGGGCAGGGAGTCCCAAGGCTCTCTCCACGTGAGACCGGTCGCGTCCAGGCGTCAGGGACCTGGTGCCAGGGGGCGGCGATctggggcggggcccgggacACCTACCTCCCTCCAGTCAGTTTCGCCTCCCAAACTCTACTTAGCCTCGGCCGAATACGGGGTCCCCGCGCGGGTGGTGCCCGCGGCAGGCGAGGAGAAAGTGCCGCGCTGGAGCCCAGCGCCTGGCCGGCTCGgccgccgccctccctccctcccccgtcccccccccccacctgagcCCTCGCCAGgagagagcaggggagggagcgGACGGAGGACCCC
Encoded here:
- the Rragc gene encoding ras-related GTP-binding protein C; amino-acid sequence: MSLQYGAEEPPLAGSYGAADSFPKDFGYGVEEEEEEAAAAGGGGGAGAGGGCGPGGAESSKPRILLMGLRRSGKSSIQKVVFHKMSPNETLFLESTNKIYKDDISNSSFVNFQIWDFPGQMDFFDPTFDYEMIFRGTGALIYVIDAQDDYMEALTRLHITVSKAYKVNPDMNFEVFIHKVDGLSDDHKIETQRDIHQRANDDLADAGLEKLHLSFYLTSIYDHSIFEAFSKVVQKLIPQLPTLENLLNIFISNSGIEKAFLFDVVSKIYIATDSSPVDMQSYELCCDMIDVVIDVSCIYGLKEDGSGSAYDKESMAIIKLNNTTVLYLKEVTKFLALVCILREESFERKGLIDYNFHCFRKAIHEVFEVGVTSHRSCVHQSSVPSLKALAHNGTPRNAI